ATCAGATTTACTAGACAAAGCCCCCGAGCTAAAACGAGCCATAGCGATAGATTGCGGGGTCTCAAGGCTTAATATAGCTTATTATTTAGTTTTCGCGTTTTGTATATTTGCCTTGCAAAAAACAATGCGTAAAAACTCCATAATCCCAAGCTAAAACCAAATTTCGTTTGTTTGCTTAAACTTGCCAAACAAACGAAATTCCGAATTTAAATTCCAAATACGAAAATAAATTCCAAAACCAAACAAGTGACATTTGGGGCTTTGTGGAATTTGTTTGGTGTATTTTTGGAAATTTATAAGCCCTAAACATACGAAATTTATTTCAATAAAAAGGAATTTAAAATAGGAATTTCGTTTGTTTTGGATTAGATTGATACAATATGGTTATTTTATAAATACATAATAAAGGTTATTGTATGGATTGGCAGCAGTATTTTCCAACTTATAAATTTAATAATAAAGAAAATAGAGATATCGCATTAGAAGAATATAAATTTTGTTGTAAAACATTAGAAAGTGAAGAAAAATTATTTGATAGTTTTCTTAGGTATATTACTTTAGTTTGTAGCGGGATTGTTTCTTTGTTAGCTTTTTTAAAATTAGATTTTATAAAGTTTAATATAGAAAAAGATTTGGTTTTTATAGTTGGTTTTATTTTCTTTTTAAGTAGTATTTTTTTTATTATTACTACTTTAAATTTTGCTACTAAACAAAAAAATATTGTATTTGCTAAAAGAAAAATTATAATCTTAAGAAGAATGCTTGGAATGAATTATGGTTCTCAGGAGTTTTTGTTTAAAAAGGGCATGTTAGAAGGTGCTAATATGCCTTTTAGTATTAAGTTAAGATATAGTTACTTGTATTTTATAATACCGTGTTTGTATGCTAGTATGTCGTTTTTTATGTTGCATTGGATAGGGGTTAATTTATGCTATTCTGTTTTAGTATTTTTGACTTTATATACAATATTAAATGTTATATATATTTTTTCAATTCTTGATATTAATGAAACTAAAAAGTTTGTTGTTTTGAAAGCTATTGCATTTATTTTAGATATTAAATTGGTTGATAATTTTGAACATGTTTTATATCGTGCAAAATTAGCTCAGTTTGAGTTTCATAGGCTAAAGATTGATTTAAAATATATAAAAGATATATTAATAGCTATTGAAGATAAAAATTTTAGGTCTCACAAGGGTATAGATATTAAGGCTATATCAAGAGCTATGCTAAGTCAATTAAAAAAATACCTTTGATAAAGCATATTAAATATATAAATAAATTCCCATATTCAGGTGGTTCTACGATTACACAGCAATTATTTAGAACTCTTTTTATAGAAAATATTGCAGATAAAAAAATTAGAAGAAAAATTGTAGAAATTTTATT
This is a stretch of genomic DNA from Campylobacter sp. RM12651. It encodes these proteins:
- a CDS encoding transglycosylase domain-containing protein; protein product: MDWQQYFPTYKFNNKENRDIALEEYKFCCKTLESEEKLFDSFLRYITLVCSGIVSLLAFLKLDFIKFNIEKDLVFIVGFIFFLSSIFFIITTLNFATKQKNIVFAKRKIIILRRMLGMNYGSQEFLFKKGMLEGANMPFSIKLRYSYLYFIIPCLYASMSFFMLHWIGVNLCYSVLVFLTLYTILNVIYIFSILDINETKKFVVLKAIAFILDIKLVDNFEHVLYRAKLAQFEFHRLKIDLKYIKDILIAIEDKNFRSHKGIDIKAISRAMLSQLKKYL